A DNA window from Manduca sexta isolate Smith_Timp_Sample1 unplaced genomic scaffold, JHU_Msex_v1.0 HiC_scaffold_1925, whole genome shotgun sequence contains the following coding sequences:
- the LOC119191794 gene encoding uncharacterized protein LOC119191794 produces MALGSPWYSTWFVFVAVTSFITTLMWSFVYFLSIKEALKLPINWVLSELISNALQCFMYLLAFIVMFIATATYYGSYHASNVAAAVFGIFNTVAYGASSLLLFKEHKSSQTAQAS; encoded by the exons ATGGCTTTGGGATCGCCGTGGTATTCGACATGGTTCGTGTTTGTAGCCGTCACGAGCTTCATCACCACCCTCATGTGGAGTTTCGTTTACTTCTTAAGTATTAAAGAAGCACTAAAACTACCCATTAATTGGGTGCTATCT GAACTGATTAGTAACGCGCTGCAGTGTTTCATGTATCTGTTGGCATTTATTGTAATGTTCATAGCAACGGCAACTTATTACGGTTCATACCATGCAAGCAATGTGGCTGCTGCT gTGTTCGGTATTTTCAACACTGTAGCGTACGGCGCCAGTTCTCTACTGCTGTTCAAAGAGCACAAGAGTTCGCAGACAGCACAGGCTTCATAA